The Paralichthys olivaceus isolate ysfri-2021 chromosome 9, ASM2471397v2, whole genome shotgun sequence genome contains a region encoding:
- the LOC109645045 gene encoding T-cell immunoglobulin and mucin domain-containing protein 4-like produces the protein MRGLCAFFLSILNQVSSETLSDVIGLIGHNVTLPCRYDTQTHGVLSFCWGLGEVPRSKCSDTVLSSQDGVIELRQSSRYQLLGRETEGDISLTILNAQLSDSGVYGCRVEIPGWFNDQKVNTHLLMEEAQPVTQDGNGEQSEIWTTSAPVPSKVGHFEVFLEVGTIARTGAIFLSTLVIILILIFRRKFQLERSLQDPNTPAVENIYESVPMSDGQLYMKKGLFTQETSG, from the exons atgcGTGgtctttgtgctttttttctctccatcctgaACCAAG TGTCCTCAGAAACCTTGAGTGATGTCATTGGCCTCATTGGGCACAATGTCACCCTGCCCTGTAGGTATGACACCCAAACTCATGGCGTGCTGAGTTTCTGTTGGGGACTAGGGGAGGTGCCCAGGTCCAAATGCTCCGACACTGTCCTCTCGTCCCAGGATGGGGTCATAGAGTTGAGACAGTCATCCAGGTACCAGCTGCTGGGcagggagacggagggagacaTTTCCCTGACCATCTTGAACGCTCAGCTGAGCGACAGTGGTGTGTATGGCTGCAGGGTCGAGATCCCAGGGTGGTTCAATGACcagaaagtcaacactcacctGCTCATGGAGGAAG caCAACCTGTTACCCAGGATGGTAATGGTGAACAATCAG AAATATGGACAACATCTGCACCAGTGCCGAGCAAAGTT GGACATTTCGAAGTCTTCCTGGAAGTGGGGACCATAGCCAGGACAGGAGCTATTTTCCTCTCCACCTTGGTCATAATCCTCATCCTTATTTTCC GCAGAAAGTTCCAGCTGGAGAGGAGCCTTCAGGATCCTAACACCCCAGCTGTGGAAAACATATATGAAAGTGTCCCAATGAGTGATGGTCAGCTCTACATGAAGAAAGGACTTTTTACACAAGAAACCTCAGGGTGA
- the LOC109640547 gene encoding protein sidekick-1-like isoform X2, translated as MVVSGSRHLPLCCSLLLCLLLGCASTSSIIATVGTDATLFCNYDAKYYGKLSVCWGRGAIPSSGCSDEVIQSDGTSVISRLSERYLLMGNLDEGDVSLTIRQVEESDSGKYGCRVHIPGWFNDQKHQVTLTVVAVRPNPLKVEIREVKERTVTVRWNPVFDGGRPITSYMVDLKNKQTSWDTAVRTEVSNPELTQVTLMDLRPAKSYNLRMFVVNSMGMSEASNVLTITTKEAAPEGPPLDMQLEALTSHSIKVTWKPPSFNLRNGLLRSYSVSYREYDPAGRQFKKWQHQSVTATLDLESIILSNLKPSTKYGVLIQAKSNAGIGPASTAPLCTTLDEVDTTSEVVTVSPTTDTTMQRQDTSSFTRVESVTDATVWEQSTTWIISVPPDPPVVELKEVIDNSISLFWTPGFEGDSPITGYYLEYKGVNASWDYTKAVVDFSPNQTEATIIEINPSTYNIRMFAKNSLGTSKASNVLIITTGRTGHQKNDSATTISPDTVSPDSVSPDAAAIVNGRHNGHLAAIVMPVVLVVLIVAIVTIWQLRRIKQKQGSLSMWVSNGALRYRGSESLQEL; from the exons ATGGTTGTATCGGGCAGCAGACAccttcctctgtgctgcagtcttcttctttgtcttctgcTGG GTTGTGCGTCTACATCGAGCATCATAGCCACAGTGGGAACAGATGCAACTTTGTTTTGCAATTATGATGCCAAGTACTACGGCAAGCTTTCTGTGTGCTGGGGCCGTGGAGCCATTCCCAGCAGTGGCTGTAGCGATGAGGTGATCCAGTCAGATGGGACGTCAGTGATCAGCAGGCTGTCAGAGCGCTACCTGCTCATGGGTAATCTGGACGAGGGCGATGTGTCGCTGACCATCAGGCAGGTGGAAGAGAGCGACTCAGGGAAGTACGGCTGCCGTGTGCATATACCGGGCTGGTTCAATGATCAAAAACATCAGGTGACCCTGACTGTGGTGGCAG tcCGCCCTAACCCCCTGAAGGTGGAGATAAGAGAGGTGAAGGAGAGAACGGTTACTGTCCGCTGGAATCCTGTGTTTGATGGTGGCAGGCCCATCACATCCTACATGgttgatttgaaaaacaaacaga CATCCTGGGATACCGCAGTGAGGACTGAAGTCTCAAATCCTGAACTGACCCAGGTGACTTTGATGGATTTGCGTCCGGCCAAGTCCTACAACCTCCGTATGTTCGTTGTCAACAGCATGGGCATGAGCGAGGCCAGCAACGTTCTGACAATCACAACAAAAGAAGCAG CACCAGAGGGTCCACCCCTGGATATGCAGCTGGAGGCCCTCACCTCTCACAGTATCAAAGTGACGTGGAAG CCTCCGAGCTTTAATCTTAGAAACGGATTGCTGCGGAGTTACAGCGTCAGCTACAGAGAGTACGACCCTGCAGGCAGACAGTTTAAGAAGTGGCAGCACCAGAGTGTGACGGCCACACTGGACCTGGAAAGCATCATCCTGAGCAACCTGAAGCCTTCCACCAAGTACGGCGTGCTTATTCAGGCCAAAAGCAACGCAGGGATCGGACCTGCCTCAACTGCACCACTCTGCACCACTCTGGATGAAG TCGATACAACTTCAGAAGTTGTAACTGTGAGTCCCACTACTGATACCACGATGCAGAGACAAGACACTTCAAGTTTTACTAGAG TGGAGTCTGTTACTGATGCCACAGTCTGGGAACAAAGCACCACATGGATCATTTCAG TGCCCCCAGATCCCCCAGTAGTCGAGTTAAAAGAGGTCATAGACAATTCAATTTCCCTTTTTTGGACTCCTGGCTTCGAAGGTGACAGCCCCATTACGGGTTATTACTTGGAGTACAAAGGAGTGAACG CATCATGGGATTACACAAAGGCAGTTGTAGACTTCAGCCCTAACCAGACAGAGGCCACAATAATAGAGATAAATCCCTCAACTTACAACATCCGCATGTTTGCCAAGAACAGTCTGGGCACCAGTAAAGCCAGCAACGTCCTCATCATCACTACTGGAAGAACAG gtcaTCAGAAGAATGATTCTGCTACCACCATATCACCTGACACTGTATCACCTGACTCTGTATCACCTGATGCTGCT GCGATTGTCAACGGGCGTCATAATGGTCACCTCGCTGCCATCGTGATGCCGGTGGTCCTGGTGGTGTTGATTGTTGCCATAGTAACCATATGGCAACTTCGAC ggataaaacagaaacaaggcAGCCTGAGCAT GTGGGTGAGCAATGGCGCACTACGGTACAGAGGATCTGAGTCACTGCAGGAGCTTTAA
- the LOC109640547 gene encoding protein sidekick-2-like isoform X1 — protein sequence MVVSGSRHLPLCCSLLLCLLLGCASTSSIIATVGTDATLFCNYDAKYYGKLSVCWGRGAIPSSGCSDEVIQSDGTSVISRLSERYLLMGNLDEGDVSLTIRQVEESDSGKYGCRVHIPGWFNDQKHQVTLTVVAVRPNPLKVEIREVKERTVTVRWNPVFDGGRPITSYMVDLKNKQTSWDTAVRTEVSNPELTQVTLMDLRPAKSYNLRMFVVNSMGMSEASNVLTITTKEAAPEGPPLDMQLEALTSHSIKVTWKPPSFNLRNGLLRSYSVSYREYDPAGRQFKKWQHQSVTATLDLESIILSNLKPSTKYGVLIQAKSNAGIGPASTAPLCTTLDEVDTTSEVVTVSPTTDTTMQRQDTSSFTRAVESVTDATVWEQSTTWIISVPPDPPVVELKEVIDNSISLFWTPGFEGDSPITGYYLEYKGVNASWDYTKAVVDFSPNQTEATIIEINPSTYNIRMFAKNSLGTSKASNVLIITTGRTGHQKNDSATTISPDTVSPDSVSPDAAAIVNGRHNGHLAAIVMPVVLVVLIVAIVTIWQLRRIKQKQGSLSMWVSNGALRYRGSESLQEL from the exons ATGGTTGTATCGGGCAGCAGACAccttcctctgtgctgcagtcttcttctttgtcttctgcTGG GTTGTGCGTCTACATCGAGCATCATAGCCACAGTGGGAACAGATGCAACTTTGTTTTGCAATTATGATGCCAAGTACTACGGCAAGCTTTCTGTGTGCTGGGGCCGTGGAGCCATTCCCAGCAGTGGCTGTAGCGATGAGGTGATCCAGTCAGATGGGACGTCAGTGATCAGCAGGCTGTCAGAGCGCTACCTGCTCATGGGTAATCTGGACGAGGGCGATGTGTCGCTGACCATCAGGCAGGTGGAAGAGAGCGACTCAGGGAAGTACGGCTGCCGTGTGCATATACCGGGCTGGTTCAATGATCAAAAACATCAGGTGACCCTGACTGTGGTGGCAG tcCGCCCTAACCCCCTGAAGGTGGAGATAAGAGAGGTGAAGGAGAGAACGGTTACTGTCCGCTGGAATCCTGTGTTTGATGGTGGCAGGCCCATCACATCCTACATGgttgatttgaaaaacaaacaga CATCCTGGGATACCGCAGTGAGGACTGAAGTCTCAAATCCTGAACTGACCCAGGTGACTTTGATGGATTTGCGTCCGGCCAAGTCCTACAACCTCCGTATGTTCGTTGTCAACAGCATGGGCATGAGCGAGGCCAGCAACGTTCTGACAATCACAACAAAAGAAGCAG CACCAGAGGGTCCACCCCTGGATATGCAGCTGGAGGCCCTCACCTCTCACAGTATCAAAGTGACGTGGAAG CCTCCGAGCTTTAATCTTAGAAACGGATTGCTGCGGAGTTACAGCGTCAGCTACAGAGAGTACGACCCTGCAGGCAGACAGTTTAAGAAGTGGCAGCACCAGAGTGTGACGGCCACACTGGACCTGGAAAGCATCATCCTGAGCAACCTGAAGCCTTCCACCAAGTACGGCGTGCTTATTCAGGCCAAAAGCAACGCAGGGATCGGACCTGCCTCAACTGCACCACTCTGCACCACTCTGGATGAAG TCGATACAACTTCAGAAGTTGTAACTGTGAGTCCCACTACTGATACCACGATGCAGAGACAAGACACTTCAAGTTTTACTAGAG CAGTGGAGTCTGTTACTGATGCCACAGTCTGGGAACAAAGCACCACATGGATCATTTCAG TGCCCCCAGATCCCCCAGTAGTCGAGTTAAAAGAGGTCATAGACAATTCAATTTCCCTTTTTTGGACTCCTGGCTTCGAAGGTGACAGCCCCATTACGGGTTATTACTTGGAGTACAAAGGAGTGAACG CATCATGGGATTACACAAAGGCAGTTGTAGACTTCAGCCCTAACCAGACAGAGGCCACAATAATAGAGATAAATCCCTCAACTTACAACATCCGCATGTTTGCCAAGAACAGTCTGGGCACCAGTAAAGCCAGCAACGTCCTCATCATCACTACTGGAAGAACAG gtcaTCAGAAGAATGATTCTGCTACCACCATATCACCTGACACTGTATCACCTGACTCTGTATCACCTGATGCTGCT GCGATTGTCAACGGGCGTCATAATGGTCACCTCGCTGCCATCGTGATGCCGGTGGTCCTGGTGGTGTTGATTGTTGCCATAGTAACCATATGGCAACTTCGAC ggataaaacagaaacaaggcAGCCTGAGCAT GTGGGTGAGCAATGGCGCACTACGGTACAGAGGATCTGAGTCACTGCAGGAGCTTTAA